A region of Homo sapiens chromosome X, GRCh38.p14 Primary Assembly DNA encodes the following proteins:
- the PDZD4 gene encoding PDZ domain-containing protein 4 isoform 1 (isoform 1 is encoded by transcript variant 1), with the protein MGCNMCVVQKPEEQYKVMLQVNGKELSKLSQEQTLQALRSSKEPLVIQVLRRSPRLRGDSSCHDLQLVDSGTQTDITFEHIMALGKLRPPTPPMVILEPYVLSELPPISHEYYDPAEFMEGGPQEADRLDELEYEEVELYKSSHRDKLGLMVCYRTDDEEDLGIYVGEVNPNSIAAKDGRIREGDRIIQINGVDVQNREEAVAILSQEENTNISLLVARPESQLAKRWKDSDRDDFLDDFGSENEGELRARKLKSPPAQQPGNEEEKGAPDAGPGLSNSQELDSGVGRTDESTRNEESSEHDLLGDEPPSSTNTPGSLRKFGLQGDALQSRDFHFSMDSLLAEGAGLGGGDVPGLTDEEYERYRELLEIKCHLENGNQLGLLFPRASGGNSALDVNRNESLGHEMAMLEEELRHLEFKCRNILRAQKMQQLRERCMKAWLLEEESLYDLAASEPKKHELSDISELPEKSDKDSTSAYNTGESCRSTPLLVEPLPESPLRRAMAGNSNLNRTPPGPAVATPAKAAPPPGSPAKFRSLSRDPEAGRRQHAEERGRRNPKTGLTLERVGPESSPYLSRRHRGQGQEGEHYHSCVQLAPTRGLEELGHGPLSLAGGPRVGGVAAAATEAPRMEWKVKVRSDGTRYVAKRPVRDRLLKARALKIREERSGMTTDDDAVSEMKMGRYWSKEERKQHLIRAREQRKRREFMMQSRLECLREQQNGDSKPELNIIALSHRKTMKKRNKKILDNWITIQEMLAHGARSADGKRVYNPLLSVTTV; encoded by the exons GTGAACGGGAAGGAGCTCTCCAAGCTGTCTCAGGAGCAAACTCTGCAGGCCCTGCGCTCCTCCAAGGAGCCCCTGGTGATCCAGGTGCTGAGACGCAGCCCCCGCCTCCGGGGGGACAGCTCCTGTCACGACCTGCAGCTGGTGGACAGTGGCACTCAGACCGACATCACCTTCGAGCATATCATGGCGCTGGGCAAGCTGCGTCCGCCCACCCCGCCCATGGTCATCCTGGAGCCGTACGTCCTCTCTGAGCT CCCCCCAATCAGCCATGAGTATTATGACCCGGCGGAGTTTATGGAGGGCGGCCCGCAGGAGGCAGACCGCTTGGATGAGCTGGAGTATGAG GAGGTGGAGCTGTATAAAAGCAGCCACCGGGACAAGCTGGGCCTGATGGTTTGCTACCGCACGGACGACGAGGAGGACCTGGGCATTTATGTCGGAGAG GTAAATCCCAACAGCATTGCAGCCAAAGACGGCCGGATCCGTGAGGGAGACCGCATCATCCAG ATTAACGGTGTAGACGTCCAGAACCGGGAAGAGGCGGTGGCCATCCTGAGCCAGGAAGAGAACACCAACATCTCCCTGCTGGTGGCCCGACCTGAGAGTCAG CTGGCGAAAAGGTGGAAGGACAGCGACCGGGATGACTTCCTGGATGACTTTGGCTCTGAGAATGAGGGGGAGCTGCGTGCTCGTAAACTGAAATCACCCCCTGCCCAGCAG CCCGGAAACGAAGAGGAGAAGGGGGCTCCCGATGCCGGCCCAGGCCTGAGCAACAGCCAGGAGCTGGACAGCGGGGTGGGCCGGACTGACGAGAGCACCCGGAACGAAGAGAGCTCTGAGCACGACCTGCTGGGGGACGAACCCCCGAGCTCCACCAACACCCCGGGAAGCCTGCGCAAGTTTGGCCTGCAAGGGGACGCCCTGCAGAGCCGGGACTTCCATTTCAGCATGGACTCTCTGCTGGCCGAGGGGGCGGGGCTGGGAGGGGGCGACGTCCCGGGCCTCACGGATGAGGAGTATGAGCGCTACCGTGAGCTCCTGGAGATCAAGTGCCACCTGGAGAACGGCAACCAGCTGGGCCTCCTCTTTCCCCGGGCCTCCGGAGGCAACAGCGCCCTGGACGTCAACCGCAACGAGAGCCTGGGCCACGAGATGGCCATGCTGGAGGAGGAGCTAAGGCACCTGGAATTCAAGTGCCGCAACATACTGCGGGCGCAGAAGATGCAGCAGCTGCGTGAGCGCTGCATGAAGGCCTGGCTGCTGGAGGAGGAGAGCCTCTACGACCTGGCGGCCAGCGAGCCCAAGAAGCACGAGCTGTCCGACATCTCCGAGCTGCCCGAGAAGTCGGACAAGGACAGCACCAGCGCCTACAACACTGGGGAGAGCTGCCGCAGCACCCCGCTGCTTGTGGAGCCCCTGCCCGAGAGCCCCCTGCGGCGGGCCATGGCCGGCAACTCCAACTTGAACCGGACCCCTCCCGGCCCCGCTGTTGCCACCCCCGCCAAGGCAGCTCCTCCACCGGGGAGCCCCGCCAAGTTCCGGTCCCTCTCCCGGGATCCTGAGGCCGGCCGGAGGCAGCACGCGGAGGAGCGCGGCCGCCGCAACCCCAAGACGGGGTTGACCCTGGAGCGTGTGGGCCCTGAAAGCAGCCCTTACCTCTCGCGGCGCCACCGCGGCCAGGGCCAGGAGGGCGAGCACTACCACAGCTGCGTGCAGCTGGCCCCGACGCGAGGCCTGGAGGAGCTGGGCCACGGCCCCCTGAGCTTGGCCGGTGGCCCTCGGGTGGGCGGGGTGGCGGCCGCGGCCACTGAAGCACCGCGCATGGAGTGGAAAGTGAAGGTGCGCAGCGACGGAACCCGCTACGTGGCCAAGCGGCCCGTGCGAGATCGGCTGCTGAAAGCCCGTGCCCTGAAGATCCGGGAGGAGCGCAGCGGTATGACGACCGACGACGACGCGGTGAGCGAGATGAAGATGGGCCGCTACTGGAGCAAGGAGGAGCGGAAGCAGCACCTGATCCGGGCCCGTGAGCAGCGGAAGCGGCGCGAGTTCATGATGCAGAGCCGGCTGGAGTGCCTGCGGGAGCAGCAGAATGGCGACAGCAAGCCCGAGCTCAACATCATTGCCCTGAGCCACCGCAAAACCATGAAGAAGCGGAACAAGAAGATCCTGGACAACTGGATCACCATCCAGGAGATGCTGGCCCACGGCGCGCGCTCCGCCGATGGCAAGCGGGTCTACAACCCTCTTCTCTCAGTCACCACCGTGTGA